From Neisseria musculi, the proteins below share one genomic window:
- the murI gene encoding glutamate racemase, whose translation MDNTTKQRPIGVFDSGVGGLTNVRALMERLPMENIIYFGDTARVPYGVKSRATIEAFTSQIVDFLLQNEVKALVIACNTIAAVAGQKVRSAAGNMPVLDVISAGAQAALHTTRNGHIGIIATSTTVNSNAYARAIHSRNPGARVQSQACPLLVPLVEEGWLDHQVTRLTAREYLKPLLADDIDTLVLGCTHYPLLKPLLREEAPGVMLVDSALTTAQAAAEALAEAGLLNPHNTSPDYRFYVSDIPLRFRTIGERFLGRSMDQIEMVSLG comes from the coding sequence ATGGACAACACCACCAAACAACGCCCCATCGGCGTATTCGATTCCGGCGTGGGCGGGCTGACCAATGTGCGCGCGCTGATGGAGCGTCTGCCGATGGAAAACATTATTTATTTCGGCGACACCGCCCGTGTGCCCTACGGTGTGAAATCCCGCGCCACCATCGAAGCCTTCACTTCGCAAATCGTTGATTTTCTGTTGCAGAACGAGGTAAAGGCGCTGGTTATCGCCTGCAACACCATCGCCGCCGTGGCCGGGCAGAAAGTGCGTTCGGCAGCGGGCAATATGCCTGTGCTCGATGTGATCAGTGCCGGTGCCCAAGCCGCGCTGCACACCACCCGCAACGGCCATATCGGCATCATTGCCACCAGCACCACGGTAAACAGCAATGCCTATGCCCGCGCCATCCACAGCCGCAACCCCGGTGCGCGCGTGCAGTCGCAGGCCTGCCCGCTGCTGGTGCCGCTGGTGGAAGAGGGCTGGCTCGACCACCAAGTAACCCGGCTGACTGCGCGCGAATACCTCAAGCCCCTGCTGGCTGACGATATCGACACACTGGTGTTGGGCTGCACCCACTATCCGCTGTTAAAACCGCTGCTGCGCGAAGAAGCGCCGGGGGTAATGCTGGTGGATTCCGCACTCACCACCGCCCAAGCCGCAGCCGAAGCGTTGGCCGAAGCCGGCTTGCTCAACCCCCACAACACCTCGCCCGACTACCGCTTTTATGTGAGCGACATCCCGTTGCGGTTCCGCACCATAGGCGAGCGTTTTTTGGGGCGCAGCATGGATCAGATTGAAATGGTTTCATTGGGTTAG